The Psychrosphaera ytuae genome includes a region encoding these proteins:
- a CDS encoding DUF2164 domain-containing protein — translation MAKIEFTQQQKDTIVERLQDYMGSELDVELGQFDAEFLLDFITKELGGHFYNKGIEDARTVFEKRVQSIDEDLYAIEQDVT, via the coding sequence CTCAACAACAAAAAGACACAATTGTAGAGCGATTACAAGACTATATGGGGTCAGAATTGGATGTTGAATTAGGCCAGTTTGATGCGGAGTTTTTATTGGACTTTATCACCAAAGAGCTTGGTGGCCATTTTTATAACAAAGGCATTGAGGACGCGCGTACCGTTTTTGAAAAGCGAGTGCAAAGCATTGATGAGGATTTGTACGCGATAGAGCAGGACGTTACATAG
- a CDS encoding acyl carrier protein phosphodiesterase, with product MNYLAHLYLAQSTADSHFGNLLGDFGGKRIANDLPMTVKRGLDNHYFVDRFTDNHKMVIQAKQLFSPQRKRFAGIAIDVVFDHFLIQHWQRFNQIPLEDFKTKSYQLLRQRIDYMPARMQRVVTSMVNNDWFKEYETTTGIGTALDNIAKRIRFTNRFSGAIEDIERHYGQLEMVFLEFFPQLIEHVNDHGPEKSALMERG from the coding sequence ATGAATTACCTAGCTCATCTTTATCTAGCCCAATCTACAGCGGATTCACACTTTGGTAATCTTTTGGGGGATTTTGGTGGCAAAAGAATCGCTAACGATTTACCAATGACAGTAAAAAGAGGCCTCGACAACCACTATTTCGTCGATAGATTTACTGATAATCATAAGATGGTGATCCAAGCTAAGCAGTTATTCTCGCCTCAGCGAAAACGATTTGCTGGTATTGCCATAGACGTTGTATTTGATCATTTTCTTATTCAGCACTGGCAGCGGTTTAATCAGATACCACTAGAAGACTTTAAAACCAAAAGCTATCAGCTCTTACGTCAACGTATCGATTATATGCCTGCTAGAATGCAAAGGGTTGTAACTAGTATGGTTAACAATGACTGGTTTAAGGAGTATGAAACTACGACAGGTATTGGCACTGCCTTGGACAATATCGCAAAAAGAATTCGATTTACTAATCGCTTTTCAGGGGCCATTGAAGACATTGAGCGTCATTATGGCCAACTTGAAATGGTGTTTTTGGAGTTTTTTCCACAACTGATTGAACATGTTAACGATCATGGGCCTGAAAAGTCAGCGCTAATGGAAAGAGGATAG
- a CDS encoding winged helix-turn-helix transcriptional regulator, whose product MESVVKTDSKGRKKVLNVCTEPCAIEKGMRLIGGKWKGSIIYHLKDEPVRFNDLTRMLGGASKKMVDQRLKELESEGMVVRKVISDRPVAVTYELTDFGKTALSILDQLRIWSESHKI is encoded by the coding sequence ATGGAAAGTGTTGTAAAAACAGATAGTAAGGGGCGAAAAAAAGTTTTAAATGTTTGTACCGAGCCCTGTGCCATAGAAAAAGGCATGCGATTGATTGGTGGAAAATGGAAAGGCTCTATTATTTATCACCTCAAAGACGAGCCGGTAAGATTTAATGACTTAACCCGTATGTTAGGCGGCGCCAGCAAAAAAATGGTCGACCAGCGCCTCAAAGAGCTTGAAAGTGAAGGCATGGTAGTGCGCAAAGTGATCAGTGACAGACCCGTTGCAGTTACGTATGAACTCACCGACTTTGGTAAAACGGCATTGAGTATTTTGGACCAACTGCGCATTTGGTCAGAGTCACACAAAATTTAA
- a CDS encoding NAD(P)H-dependent oxidoreductase, protein MTTTDSKNVLIINAHQYYPFSEGKLNAALIDKAITIFEQKGYDTRIVTMSDEYDIDEQLALHQWADIVFLQTPVNWMGVPWSFKKYMDEVYTAGMGGALCHGDGRSEDAPKKNYGTGGTLTDTKYMISLTFNAPAESFDDKTEFFDGKSVDDLMFPTHMNFKFFGMKPMPTFASFDVMKNADVENDFKRFEAHINEHF, encoded by the coding sequence ATGACTACTACTGATTCAAAAAATGTTTTAATTATTAACGCCCATCAATACTATCCATTTTCAGAGGGTAAGCTAAATGCAGCGTTAATTGATAAGGCGATAACTATCTTTGAACAAAAAGGATATGACACCCGCATCGTGACGATGAGTGACGAATATGACATCGATGAACAATTAGCGTTGCACCAATGGGCGGATATTGTCTTTTTGCAAACACCAGTTAATTGGATGGGTGTGCCTTGGTCCTTCAAAAAATATATGGATGAAGTGTATACCGCAGGCATGGGCGGGGCACTTTGTCATGGCGACGGCCGCTCAGAAGACGCACCAAAGAAAAACTATGGTACAGGTGGCACGTTAACCGACACAAAATACATGATATCCCTAACATTTAATGCACCTGCCGAATCATTTGACGATAAGACTGAGTTTTTTGATGGCAAATCGGTTGATGATTTGATGTTCCCTACGCACATGAACTTTAAGTTCTTTGGTATGAAACCAATGCCAACCTTTGCCAGCTTTGACGTGATGAAAAATGCTGACGTTGAAAACGACTTCAAACGATTTGAAGCGCATATAAACGAGCATTTTTAA
- a CDS encoding peroxiredoxin-like family protein, with translation MSIQYTNKLHPGDDFPVIDAKLLNGDQTTLSIPENGLDWKMVVVYRGQHCPLCTRYLNQLESAKDLLAQVGVDLIAVSGDSKDQLQSHMEKLNVSFPIAYGLTVEQMKELGLYISDPRSPEETDHPFAEPGLFVVNSEGKVHVVDISNNPFVRPELQSLINGLGWIRNPDNNYPIRGMHK, from the coding sequence ATGAGCATTCAATATACCAATAAGTTGCACCCAGGTGATGACTTTCCGGTTATTGACGCAAAGTTATTAAATGGTGATCAAACAACACTTTCGATTCCTGAAAACGGTTTAGATTGGAAAATGGTGGTTGTTTATAGAGGGCAGCATTGTCCTTTGTGTACTCGATACCTCAATCAACTAGAGAGTGCTAAAGATTTACTTGCACAGGTCGGCGTAGACTTAATTGCTGTCTCTGGTGACAGTAAAGATCAACTTCAAAGTCATATGGAAAAACTCAACGTTAGCTTTCCTATTGCTTATGGTCTTACTGTCGAACAAATGAAAGAGCTCGGTTTGTACATTTCTGATCCGAGGTCCCCAGAGGAGACGGATCACCCGTTTGCTGAACCTGGGCTGTTTGTCGTTAACAGTGAAGGAAAAGTTCATGTTGTGGATATCTCAAACAACCCGTTTGTGCGACCAGAGCTACAGTCATTAATTAATGGCCTAGGGTGGATTCGTAACCCAGACAATAATTATCCAATTCGTGGCATGCACAAGTAG
- a CDS encoding low temperature requirement protein A produces MALQNHPMWRLPKHHLDHEGTHDHVHWVELFYDLIHVVIIFLLGNFLSDHLTMDGFWAFAGLFIAVWFAWADSSVFNSLYVSTDFKHRLIMSCQIVTAMVMAASIPHVLNKGWTFFALAYAANRLITAYLYYRTNKLGVEVTVLSRTVSRNFFGLAIVFAVSAFLPKPYNFIVFGAGIISIQFLYMLPKIGVLECKRFLPRLGHMSERFALLLLIVVGEGFFKLVITLSEKGVYKVTPEVLFNFMFGGIAVFVQCWIYFDFVGNGKPKSQAKWTLVNWWLAHLFLMLSAVMMGVALAGEVKVGFWDPYPLKYGAIGCIGLAAYLLCLLWIQGNIEERVAHKFATAKVRFFGVFLALVTLIVLPFVPALVGNLLWGTALISQIAIPLTQAYFHFLNEEAKEQQIKA; encoded by the coding sequence ATGGCGCTACAAAACCATCCAATGTGGAGATTACCAAAGCACCACTTAGATCATGAAGGAACGCATGATCACGTGCACTGGGTTGAATTATTTTACGACTTAATCCATGTCGTCATTATATTTTTACTTGGTAACTTTTTAAGTGATCATCTCACAATGGATGGCTTTTGGGCGTTTGCAGGATTGTTTATTGCAGTTTGGTTTGCTTGGGCAGACTCTAGTGTATTTAATTCACTTTATGTCAGCACTGATTTTAAACACCGCTTAATCATGTCCTGCCAAATCGTCACTGCTATGGTGATGGCCGCATCAATTCCTCATGTTTTGAACAAGGGTTGGACGTTTTTTGCTCTCGCTTATGCGGCCAATCGATTAATAACGGCGTATTTGTACTACCGTACAAACAAGCTAGGTGTTGAAGTTACCGTTCTCTCACGTACGGTCAGTCGTAACTTTTTTGGTCTCGCGATTGTATTTGCTGTCAGTGCGTTTTTACCTAAGCCATATAACTTCATCGTATTTGGAGCTGGAATTATTTCAATCCAGTTTTTGTACATGCTACCAAAAATAGGCGTTTTGGAGTGTAAGCGATTTTTACCTAGATTAGGTCACATGTCCGAGCGCTTTGCTTTATTGCTTTTGATTGTCGTAGGAGAGGGGTTCTTTAAGCTAGTCATTACGCTTTCTGAAAAAGGAGTTTATAAAGTCACTCCAGAAGTTTTATTTAACTTCATGTTTGGTGGTATTGCTGTTTTTGTGCAGTGTTGGATTTATTTTGATTTTGTGGGTAACGGCAAACCTAAAAGCCAAGCAAAATGGACTTTAGTCAACTGGTGGTTGGCTCATTTGTTCCTTATGTTATCGGCGGTAATGATGGGTGTTGCACTTGCTGGTGAGGTCAAAGTGGGCTTTTGGGACCCATACCCTCTTAAATATGGTGCGATAGGCTGTATCGGTCTTGCCGCTTATTTACTCTGCTTATTATGGATTCAGGGCAACATCGAAGAGCGAGTAGCACACAAATTTGCGACGGCCAAAGTTCGGTTTTTTGGTGTGTTTTTGGCATTGGTTACTTTAATCGTTTTGCCATTTGTACCAGCTTTAGTCGGTAACTTATTGTGGGGGACGGCGTTGATTTCGCAAATTGCGATTCCATTAACTCAGGCCTACTTTCATTTTTTAAATGAAGAGGCAAAAGAACAACAGATAAAAGCCTAG